The following are encoded in a window of Planctomycetaceae bacterium genomic DNA:
- a CDS encoding PilT/PilU family type 4a pilus ATPase translates to MTDKKQPIDTHVHLEMEPEINKFFKACVKAQASDLHLKAGQPPKLRMRDGIKNTNGEPLDSKKIENLVFEIISDKQKQFFMENGALDFAYEFSDSDRFRINIFKQRTKISLVARRITSKIPPFESLHLPPMVQKIAETAHEGLVLVTGPTGCGKSTTLASMIDHINTLRSCHIVTIEDPLEFVHMDKKAIVSQREIGIDVLDYGDAMRSLMRQDPDVVLIGEMRDRETFTAAMRAAETGHLVFGTMHSASASQTIQRILDLFPQDERDLARQTFSMAFQAIISQVILPSIKKDCGRVPAVEVLLTNPIVRKLIADKREAELGSVMRACQNEGMQDFTESLKRLVETDWIDLKTALGNAPNVEELKMSLKGIRASAGVIL, encoded by the coding sequence ATGACCGATAAAAAACAACCGATTGACACCCATGTGCATTTAGAGATGGAGCCTGAAATCAACAAGTTTTTCAAGGCTTGTGTTAAGGCCCAGGCCAGCGACCTTCACCTCAAGGCAGGCCAGCCCCCGAAATTGCGTATGCGAGACGGCATAAAAAACACAAATGGCGAGCCGCTGGACTCTAAAAAAATTGAAAATCTTGTTTTTGAGATTATTAGCGACAAACAGAAGCAATTCTTTATGGAAAACGGCGCTCTCGACTTCGCGTATGAGTTCAGTGATTCGGACAGGTTCAGAATTAACATCTTCAAGCAGCGTACAAAAATCAGTCTTGTCGCCAGAAGAATTACGTCAAAAATTCCGCCCTTTGAATCGCTTCACCTTCCGCCGATGGTTCAGAAAATCGCTGAAACAGCCCATGAAGGCCTTGTCCTTGTTACCGGCCCTACCGGCTGCGGAAAAAGTACGACACTTGCATCGATGATTGACCACATTAACACTTTGCGTTCGTGCCATATCGTTACGATTGAAGACCCGTTGGAATTTGTGCACATGGATAAAAAAGCAATCGTGTCGCAGCGTGAAATCGGCATCGACGTTTTGGATTACGGTGATGCGATGCGGTCTTTGATGCGTCAGGACCCGGACGTTGTGCTCATCGGCGAAATGCGTGACCGCGAAACATTCACCGCCGCGATGCGTGCCGCCGAAACAGGACACCTTGTTTTCGGTACTATGCACTCCGCAAGTGCTTCGCAGACGATACAACGAATTCTCGACCTTTTCCCGCAGGACGAAAGAGATCTCGCACGTCAGACATTTTCGATGGCTTTCCAGGCTATCATCAGCCAGGTAATTCTGCCGAGCATCAAAAAAGACTGCGGAAGAGTACCTGCTGTGGAAGTATTGCTTACCAATCCGATTGTACGAAAGCTTATCGCTGACAAGCGTGAAGCCGAGCTTGGTTCCGTTATGAGAGCCTGTCAGAATGAAGGTATGCAGGACTTCACAGAAAGTCTTAAAAGACTTGTCGAAACAGACTGGATTGACCTTAAGACAGCGCTTGGAAACGCGCCGAACGTCGAAGAACTTAAAATGTCGCTCAAGGGAATCAGGGCAAGCGCGGGCGTTATTCTTTAA
- a CDS encoding NAD+ synthase, with protein sequence MNLRTGLSQINTTVGDFTGNIDKIRQMYVRAKDAGVDLLIFPELSVCGYPPEDLLMKKHFLAENKKAVEQIAKDCPDITMMVGFAEFADHFCYNSLAVMQSGKILKVYRKCQLPNYGVFDEKRYFSAGSEPVIVKIKDMAVACSICEDIWELQWLNEFLTSVPQKNLLVNISASPFHAGKIHHKISVLQDCAKTLNCAIAYCNIVGGQDELVFDGRSIFVNSAGELVAKAKAFEEDLLIADILPNGQIISNTPIKKTDYVEEIYNALVLGTRDYVKKNGFKKVLIGLSGGIDSSLTANIAVDALGKENVIGVTMPTRFNLSETISDAQLTAENLDIEFHSMPIEPILQTYNNELAKFPGWNDKGLAYENLQARIRGIMLMSLSNQFGYLVLTTGNKSETAVGYSTLYGDTAGGFAVIKDVPKTVVYELSNYINKLHGRERIPQSVIDRIPTAELRPNQKDSDSLPEYDVLDSILKLYVEEEKSLQEIIKQGFDQAVVIKVIAMVDRNEYKRRQSPPGVKITPKAFGRDRRMPMTNLYRQRIIKNNNV encoded by the coding sequence ATGAATTTACGAACTGGTTTATCGCAAATAAACACCACCGTAGGTGATTTTACCGGAAATATAGACAAAATCCGGCAGATGTACGTCCGCGCAAAGGATGCCGGGGTTGATTTGCTTATTTTTCCGGAATTAAGCGTTTGTGGATACCCGCCCGAAGATTTGCTGATGAAAAAACATTTTCTTGCGGAAAACAAGAAGGCTGTTGAGCAAATCGCAAAAGACTGTCCCGATATTACGATGATGGTTGGCTTCGCAGAATTCGCCGACCATTTTTGTTATAATTCGCTGGCGGTTATGCAATCAGGCAAAATACTAAAAGTATACCGCAAGTGTCAGCTTCCAAACTATGGCGTTTTCGATGAGAAGCGTTATTTTTCCGCCGGTTCGGAACCTGTCATTGTGAAAATCAAAGATATGGCCGTTGCCTGCTCTATTTGCGAAGACATCTGGGAGCTGCAATGGCTCAACGAATTTCTAACGTCAGTACCGCAAAAGAATTTGCTTGTAAATATTTCAGCGTCGCCATTCCACGCGGGCAAAATTCATCATAAAATCAGTGTCCTGCAGGACTGTGCCAAAACACTAAATTGCGCAATCGCATACTGTAATATCGTAGGCGGACAGGACGAGCTTGTCTTCGACGGCAGAAGCATTTTTGTAAATTCAGCAGGCGAACTTGTCGCAAAAGCCAAAGCTTTCGAAGAGGATTTGCTTATCGCCGATATCCTGCCGAACGGTCAAATAATTTCCAATACGCCGATTAAGAAAACTGATTACGTTGAGGAAATTTACAACGCGCTGGTTCTCGGCACTCGCGATTACGTGAAAAAGAATGGCTTTAAAAAGGTACTCATCGGTTTAAGCGGCGGAATCGATTCGTCGCTGACAGCGAACATTGCTGTTGACGCACTCGGCAAAGAAAACGTTATCGGCGTTACAATGCCGACACGTTTCAATCTTTCCGAAACAATCAGCGATGCGCAGCTCACCGCTGAAAACCTCGACATCGAATTTCACAGTATGCCGATTGAACCGATATTGCAGACTTATAATAACGAGCTTGCTAAATTCCCCGGCTGGAACGACAAAGGCCTGGCGTATGAAAATCTGCAGGCAAGAATCCGCGGCATTATGCTGATGTCGCTTAGCAATCAGTTCGGCTATCTTGTTTTGACCACCGGCAACAAAAGCGAAACGGCAGTTGGCTATTCCACGCTTTACGGCGACACCGCGGGCGGTTTTGCGGTAATAAAGGATGTGCCCAAGACTGTCGTTTACGAATTAAGCAATTATATAAATAAACTTCACGGCAGAGAACGCATTCCGCAAAGCGTCATAGACCGTATTCCGACAGCCGAGCTTCGCCCAAATCAGAAGGACAGCGATTCGCTTCCGGAATACGACGTTCTCGACAGCATATTAAAATTGTATGTCGAGGAAGAAAAATCTCTGCAGGAAATAATTAAGCAGGGTTTCGACCAGGCGGTTGTAATAAAAGTTATCGCGATGGTTGACCGTAACGAATACAAACGTCGTCAGTCTCCGCCCGGCGTGAAAATTACGCCCAAGGCTTTCGGCCGCGACAGAAGAATGCCGATGACAAATCTTTATCGTCAGAGGATAATTAAAAATAATAATGTGTAA
- a CDS encoding FAD-dependent oxidoreductase, with amino-acid sequence MKNIISDPLKFAALVAHQLKGPMASIGTILQTIQGEFAGPISAKQKDLLSRAIVSCDQTLVTAQRLLSISRAINEPAAFKGVVELSAIVRNASETFNEQAEKHNINLTAKINAEPAYALGNQAAIMEMLDAILANAIKYTPDNGRIEMILLYNEAMKNFEIRIADSGVGIAEENREKVFLPFFRTPGARESARPGTGLGLAFVKAIVEAAGGNIHIEKSHLGGTEIIVKLLASDKQQQEEKAHAKKKPAMKVVIIGGVAAGPKTAAKIMRLVPDADVTIVEKGRLLSYAGCGLPYYISGAVKDQKELMSSPAGVVRDPIFFQQVKNVHLLNQTEAVEIDRKNKQVRVKHLIDNSQSVLDYDKLVLATGSEPIKPPIDGIILGNIFTLHGVSDAEGIKAALDRGKARDVVIVGGGLIGIEMTEALVKKGCRVTIVECLPQIFRLLDVEMSLLVENHLESHGVRVLTNTCVEKFQGTDNVECVVTNNGTYPADMVIVAVGNRPNVTLAKQAGLEIGVTGAIKVNPQMQTNDKNIFAVGDCVENIEMITQKPVYIPLGSTANKQGRVAAINICGGKDSFGQVIGSVACKVFDYNVALTGLTETAAVQAGFDVVTVLVPAPDREHFVAGAGIIMLKLVVDKNSRRLLGAQAIGSGNTDKRIDVAATAICGNMTVDQISNLDLCYAPPYAPVIENIITAANVARNKLDGVAEGINPRQVWQMMIDKKDFILLDVRTPSEYRQQRIDGAVFIPLASLRSRFVELDKNRPIIAFCNYSLRGYEAAIILKHHGFKDVKFLDGGLEMWPYEKI; translated from the coding sequence ATGAAAAATATCATATCAGACCCTTTGAAATTCGCGGCGCTGGTCGCCCATCAGCTTAAAGGGCCAATGGCCTCAATCGGGACGATTCTTCAGACAATTCAGGGCGAATTCGCAGGGCCGATTTCCGCCAAACAAAAAGACCTGCTGTCCCGCGCGATCGTCAGCTGCGACCAGACACTGGTTACGGCGCAAAGATTATTGTCAATCTCACGAGCAATAAACGAACCGGCGGCATTCAAGGGAGTTGTCGAACTGTCTGCAATTGTCCGCAACGCATCTGAAACTTTCAATGAACAGGCGGAAAAACATAATATCAATCTGACTGCGAAAATAAACGCCGAGCCTGCGTACGCTTTGGGCAATCAGGCGGCAATTATGGAAATGCTCGACGCGATTCTTGCCAATGCGATAAAGTACACGCCTGATAACGGAAGAATCGAAATGATTCTTTTGTACAACGAAGCGATGAAAAATTTTGAAATCAGAATCGCGGATTCAGGCGTAGGCATCGCAGAAGAAAATCGTGAAAAAGTTTTTCTGCCGTTTTTCAGGACGCCCGGCGCACGCGAGTCGGCACGGCCGGGGACAGGTTTGGGACTGGCGTTCGTCAAGGCAATCGTCGAAGCGGCGGGCGGAAATATTCATATCGAAAAATCACATCTGGGCGGGACGGAAATAATTGTAAAACTTTTGGCGTCTGATAAACAGCAGCAGGAAGAAAAGGCACACGCAAAGAAAAAGCCGGCAATGAAGGTTGTTATAATCGGCGGTGTAGCGGCCGGTCCCAAAACGGCGGCCAAGATTATGCGGCTCGTTCCGGATGCGGATGTAACTATTGTCGAAAAGGGCAGGCTGCTGTCTTACGCGGGCTGCGGGCTTCCTTATTATATAAGCGGGGCGGTGAAAGACCAAAAAGAACTGATGAGTTCGCCGGCAGGAGTCGTACGCGACCCGATATTCTTTCAGCAGGTTAAAAATGTTCATCTGCTCAACCAGACCGAAGCAGTTGAAATCGACCGCAAAAATAAACAGGTGCGCGTCAAACACTTAATCGACAATTCGCAGTCCGTTCTCGATTATGACAAACTTGTTTTGGCGACAGGTTCGGAACCGATAAAGCCACCGATTGACGGAATTATACTCGGCAATATTTTTACGCTGCACGGCGTTTCAGATGCCGAGGGCATTAAGGCTGCGCTGGATCGCGGCAAGGCACGCGATGTGGTGATTGTCGGCGGCGGTCTTATCGGGATTGAAATGACCGAAGCGCTGGTTAAGAAAGGATGTCGGGTTACAATCGTCGAATGTCTGCCGCAGATTTTCAGGCTGTTAGATGTCGAGATGAGTCTGCTGGTTGAAAATCATCTTGAATCGCACGGCGTTCGAGTGCTTACTAATACGTGCGTTGAAAAATTTCAGGGGACTGATAATGTAGAATGCGTTGTTACCAATAACGGCACTTATCCGGCGGATATGGTTATTGTCGCGGTTGGAAACAGGCCGAATGTAACGCTTGCAAAACAGGCGGGGCTTGAAATCGGCGTTACCGGCGCGATAAAAGTAAATCCGCAAATGCAGACCAACGATAAAAATATTTTCGCGGTCGGCGATTGCGTTGAGAATATTGAAATGATTACGCAAAAGCCGGTTTATATTCCGCTTGGCTCAACGGCGAATAAACAGGGCAGGGTCGCGGCTATCAATATTTGCGGCGGAAAGGATAGTTTCGGGCAGGTTATCGGTTCGGTCGCGTGCAAGGTTTTCGATTATAACGTTGCGCTGACGGGGCTGACTGAAACTGCGGCTGTGCAGGCGGGATTTGATGTCGTTACGGTGCTTGTGCCGGCGCCGGACAGGGAACATTTTGTCGCTGGTGCGGGAATTATAATGCTAAAACTTGTCGTCGATAAAAATTCAAGGCGGCTTTTGGGTGCGCAGGCAATTGGTTCGGGCAATACAGACAAACGCATCGATGTGGCGGCAACCGCAATTTGCGGCAATATGACTGTCGACCAGATTTCCAATCTCGATTTATGCTATGCTCCGCCTTATGCGCCTGTGATTGAAAATATTATTACAGCGGCGAATGTCGCGAGGAATAAACTCGACGGCGTTGCCGAGGGGATTAATCCGCGGCAGGTTTGGCAGATGATGATTGATAAGAAGGATTTTATTCTGCTGGATGTGCGGACGCCTTCGGAATACAGGCAGCAGCGAATCGACGGGGCGGTATTTATTCCGCTTGCATCGCTGCGGTCGCGGTTTGTTGAGCTTGACAAGAACCGGCCTATTATCGCGTTCTGCAATTATTCGCTGCGGGGATATGAAGCGGCGATTATTCTTAAACACCACGGCTTTAAAGATGTCAAATTTCTCGATGGCGGACTGGAAATGTGGCCGTACGAAAAGATTTAA
- the carB gene encoding carbamoyl-phosphate synthase large subunit — protein sequence MPKRTDIHKILIIGSGPIVIGQGCEFDYSGAQACKALRKEGYEVVLVNSNPATIMTDPELADRTYIEPITPEMIEKIIIMEKPDCILPTLGGQTGLNTAVALAETGVLKKYKVKLIGADLATIKKAEERDKFKKIILDIGLDVPKSGYVHNWAEAEKIIQQIGFPAIIRASYTLGGTGGSIAYNAQEYKEYIHWGLSLSPKSQVLVEESVIGWKEYELEVMRDRKDNVVIVCSIENLDPMGIHTGDSITVAPAQTLTDKEYQSMRDASLKIIRAIGVETGGSNIQFSINPKNGKMYVIEMNPRVSRSSALASKATGFPIAKIASLLAVGYTLDEIPNDITKMTPACFEPTIDYCVVKWPRFTFEKFPATNSELTVQMKSVGEAMAIGRTFKEAFQKAIRSLEIDRYSLDSKHITAGIDDEKLRQTLRTSRWDKLWYIAEAMRRKFTIEEIFDLTKIDPWFLNNIKQIVEFEGKLSIKNLEKAKKLGFSDKYIAMKLNIPETQLRKQRIEQGISAVYKRVDTCGAEFEAHTPYLYSTYEDQCEADPTTKKKVIILGGGPNRIGQGIEFDYCCCHAAFALKEIGIESIMVNCNPETVSTDYDTSDRLYFEPLTFEDVMNIVDKEKPDGVIVQFGGQTPLKLANALAQAGVKIIGTSPESIDAAEDRKLFNKIVEKLKLNQPPSGTAMNYEESLKIAKKLGYPLLVRPSFVLGGRAMQIVYDESELKTCVENAIAVSNEHPILIDKFLDDAAELDVDAISDGKTVVVAGIMEHIEEAGIHSGDSACSLPPFSLSPKLIAEVKRQTKLLALELKVKGLMNIQFAIKGSEIYILEVNPRASRTVPFVSKAIGIPLAKLAAKVMAGKTLDELGFTQEMVRKHFSVKEAVFPFLKFPGCDTILGPEMLSTGEVMGLSDDFGIAYAKSQMAAGNSLPTSGNVFFSVKDADKAKGVEVARRLHNLGFKLMATKGTCIELIKNNIPSEFVLKMNEGRPNIVDLIINKQVSMIINTTVGKQTIKDSFAIRRTALDRNVPYTTTIRGAAAVTTALESMKHKEIEVKPIQLFYK from the coding sequence ATGCCAAAGCGTACAGACATCCATAAAATACTCATAATAGGCTCCGGCCCTATCGTCATAGGCCAGGGCTGCGAATTTGACTATTCCGGCGCACAGGCCTGCAAGGCTCTGCGAAAGGAAGGCTACGAAGTCGTGCTGGTCAACAGCAACCCGGCAACGATTATGACCGACCCGGAACTTGCCGACCGAACGTACATCGAGCCGATTACGCCGGAGATGATTGAAAAAATTATCATTATGGAAAAGCCCGATTGCATCCTGCCGACACTCGGCGGACAGACTGGTCTTAATACTGCGGTCGCTTTGGCTGAAACCGGCGTTTTGAAAAAATATAAAGTCAAACTCATCGGCGCGGATTTAGCGACAATTAAAAAAGCTGAAGAGCGCGACAAATTCAAAAAAATAATTCTCGATATCGGCCTTGACGTTCCGAAAAGCGGCTACGTCCACAACTGGGCGGAAGCCGAGAAAATTATTCAGCAGATTGGTTTCCCGGCAATTATTCGCGCATCATACACACTGGGCGGAACAGGCGGAAGCATCGCTTATAACGCACAGGAATACAAGGAATACATTCATTGGGGCTTGAGTTTAAGCCCGAAAAGTCAGGTACTCGTCGAGGAATCGGTCATCGGCTGGAAGGAATATGAGCTTGAAGTAATGCGCGACAGAAAAGATAACGTCGTGATTGTCTGCTCGATTGAAAACCTCGACCCGATGGGCATCCACACCGGCGATAGCATCACAGTTGCGCCGGCACAAACTCTCACCGATAAAGAATACCAGTCGATGCGCGACGCATCTCTGAAAATCATTCGCGCAATCGGCGTCGAAACCGGCGGTTCGAATATTCAGTTTTCGATAAATCCTAAAAACGGAAAAATGTACGTTATTGAAATGAACCCGCGTGTTTCACGAAGCTCGGCTCTTGCATCAAAGGCGACAGGTTTTCCGATTGCGAAAATCGCATCGCTGCTGGCGGTTGGTTACACGCTTGATGAAATTCCGAACGATATTACGAAAATGACGCCGGCGTGCTTCGAGCCGACGATTGACTATTGCGTTGTGAAATGGCCGCGGTTTACATTCGAAAAATTCCCCGCGACAAATTCAGAACTTACAGTTCAGATGAAAAGCGTCGGCGAAGCGATGGCAATCGGACGCACTTTCAAGGAAGCGTTCCAAAAGGCCATTCGCTCGCTCGAAATCGACAGATACTCGCTTGACAGCAAACACATCACCGCAGGCATTGACGATGAAAAACTCCGCCAGACGCTCCGCACAAGCCGCTGGGATAAGCTCTGGTATATCGCCGAGGCAATGCGAAGAAAATTCACAATCGAAGAAATTTTCGACCTTACAAAAATCGACCCGTGGTTTTTGAACAACATAAAACAGATTGTCGAATTTGAAGGCAAGTTAAGTATAAAGAATCTTGAAAAAGCAAAGAAGCTCGGCTTCAGCGATAAATACATCGCGATGAAACTGAACATTCCTGAAACGCAGCTTCGCAAGCAGCGAATCGAACAGGGCATTTCGGCTGTTTATAAAAGAGTCGATACCTGCGGCGCAGAATTCGAAGCGCACACGCCCTACTTATATTCAACTTACGAAGACCAGTGCGAAGCAGACCCGACGACAAAGAAAAAAGTTATTATTCTCGGCGGCGGCCCCAATAGAATCGGACAGGGTATTGAATTTGATTACTGCTGCTGCCACGCGGCGTTCGCGCTGAAGGAAATCGGCATCGAGTCGATAATGGTCAACTGCAACCCTGAAACAGTCAGCACAGATTACGACACATCCGACAGATTATATTTCGAGCCGCTGACGTTTGAAGATGTGATGAACATCGTCGATAAGGAAAAGCCGGACGGCGTTATAGTGCAGTTTGGCGGGCAAACGCCGTTGAAACTTGCAAACGCACTTGCACAGGCAGGCGTGAAAATTATCGGCACAAGTCCCGAAAGCATCGACGCTGCCGAAGACAGAAAACTCTTCAACAAAATCGTTGAAAAATTAAAACTAAATCAGCCGCCCAGCGGAACAGCGATGAATTACGAAGAGTCATTAAAAATCGCCAAAAAGCTCGGCTATCCGCTTCTTGTCCGACCGTCGTTTGTACTCGGCGGACGCGCGATGCAGATTGTTTACGATGAATCAGAATTAAAAACCTGCGTCGAAAACGCGATTGCGGTTTCAAACGAGCATCCGATATTGATTGATAAATTTCTCGATGACGCTGCGGAGCTTGACGTTGACGCGATAAGCGATGGCAAAACCGTTGTCGTCGCTGGCATTATGGAACACATCGAAGAGGCGGGCATTCATTCGGGCGATAGCGCCTGTTCGCTGCCTCCGTTTTCGTTGAGTCCGAAGTTAATCGCGGAAGTAAAACGCCAGACAAAACTGCTCGCACTCGAGTTAAAAGTCAAAGGCCTGATGAATATCCAGTTCGCTATTAAGGGCAGCGAAATTTATATCCTTGAAGTCAATCCGCGAGCGTCAAGAACAGTGCCATTCGTCAGCAAGGCGATTGGTATCCCGCTTGCGAAGCTGGCCGCAAAGGTTATGGCGGGTAAAACGCTCGACGAACTCGGTTTCACGCAGGAGATGGTGCGTAAGCATTTCTCCGTCAAGGAAGCGGTCTTCCCGTTCCTGAAATTCCCCGGCTGCGATACTATTCTCGGCCCGGAAATGCTCTCGACCGGCGAAGTAATGGGATTGTCGGACGATTTCGGAATCGCTTATGCAAAATCGCAGATGGCCGCGGGAAATTCCCTGCCGACAAGCGGAAATGTTTTCTTCAGCGTGAAGGATGCCGACAAAGCAAAAGGTGTCGAAGTAGCCCGCAGACTGCATAATTTGGGCTTTAAACTCATGGCGACCAAAGGCACTTGCATTGAGCTGATTAAGAACAACATCCCATCGGAATTCGTATTGAAGATGAATGAAGGCAGGCCGAATATTGTTGACCTGATAATCAACAAACAGGTTTCGATGATTATAAATACGACTGTCGGCAAACAGACGATTAAGGATTCGTTCGCGATTCGCAGAACTGCCCTTGACCGCAATGTGCCTTATACGACGACGATTCGCGGCGCAGCGGCTGTTACAACTGCTCTCGAATCGATGAAGCACAAGGAAATTGAAGTTAAACCAATACAGTTATTTTACAAATAA
- a CDS encoding glutamate synthase subunit beta, with translation MAEIRGFLKYKRKKTGYRPIEQRICDYREVELTLTPEDIIQQAARCIDCGIPFCHGMGCPLGNNIPEFNDYVYKGQWQQACDVLHSTNNFPEITGRICPAPCETACTLAVNDEPVFIRHIEYQIVERGFKEGWIKPVIAQQKTGKRIAVIGSGPAGLAAAQQLARAGHNVVVFEKDDKIGGLLRYGIPDFKLDKSVLDRRIEQLTAESVQFQTGVEVGKDISSHYLKQRYDCVCITMGAGQARDLAVTGRGYENVVFAWDYLAQQNKLCNGELVEDKIINAKDKSVIVIGGGDTGSDCVGTARRQGAKKIYQLEILPKPPAIRPSDTPWPNWPRIMRTSSSHEEGCERMWSVKTTKISGAETSVSELHGCSVEWEKTPRGWNIKELVGTDFTLKADLVILAMGFLHIKHDGLIDGLGLKLTENGNIACTDFQSSDPAVFVAGDSLLGASLVVKAIDTGRKAAEQINEWLKNK, from the coding sequence ATGGCAGAAATTAGAGGTTTCTTAAAATATAAACGCAAAAAAACAGGTTATCGTCCGATTGAGCAGCGGATTTGTGATTACCGCGAAGTCGAACTGACGCTCACACCGGAGGATATCATCCAGCAGGCGGCGCGTTGCATCGACTGCGGCATACCGTTCTGTCACGGCATGGGCTGTCCGCTGGGCAACAACATTCCGGAATTTAACGATTATGTTTACAAAGGCCAATGGCAGCAGGCGTGCGATGTTCTGCACTCGACGAACAACTTCCCGGAAATCACCGGCAGAATTTGTCCCGCCCCCTGCGAAACAGCGTGCACACTGGCGGTTAACGATGAGCCTGTATTCATCAGACACATCGAATATCAAATTGTCGAACGCGGCTTCAAAGAAGGCTGGATAAAACCGGTTATCGCGCAGCAGAAAACAGGCAAACGCATCGCTGTCATAGGTTCAGGCCCTGCCGGCCTTGCCGCCGCACAGCAGCTTGCGCGTGCAGGCCACAATGTTGTCGTTTTTGAAAAAGATGATAAAATCGGCGGCCTTTTACGTTACGGCATTCCGGATTTCAAACTCGACAAGAGCGTACTCGACCGAAGAATCGAGCAGTTAACTGCCGAAAGCGTTCAGTTCCAAACCGGCGTCGAAGTCGGCAAAGATATTTCCTCACATTATCTCAAACAACGATACGATTGTGTCTGCATCACTATGGGCGCAGGCCAGGCCAGAGATTTGGCTGTTACCGGCCGCGGTTACGAAAATGTCGTTTTCGCGTGGGATTATCTCGCACAGCAAAATAAACTTTGCAACGGCGAATTAGTTGAAGATAAAATCATCAACGCAAAAGATAAATCCGTCATCGTCATCGGCGGCGGAGACACCGGCAGCGATTGCGTCGGAACAGCTCGTCGTCAGGGCGCAAAAAAGATTTACCAGCTTGAGATTCTACCAAAACCGCCGGCAATCCGTCCATCGGATACCCCATGGCCGAACTGGCCGAGGATTATGCGAACTTCATCTTCGCACGAAGAAGGCTGCGAAAGAATGTGGAGCGTAAAAACCACTAAAATTTCAGGTGCGGAAACATCCGTCAGCGAACTGCACGGCTGCTCTGTCGAATGGGAAAAAACTCCCCGCGGCTGGAACATCAAAGAACTTGTCGGCACAGATTTTACACTTAAAGCCGACCTTGTCATTCTGGCGATGGGATTTTTGCACATAAAGCACGATGGCTTAATTGATGGTCTCGGCCTGAAACTGACAGAAAACGGAAATATCGCCTGCACGGACTTCCAGTCGAGCGATCCTGCCGTTTTTGTGGCCGGAGATTCACTGCTCGGAGCGTCGCTGGTTGTAAAGGCGATTGACACAGGCAGAAAAGCCGCTGAACAAATTAACGAATGGCTGAAAAATAAATGA
- the carA gene encoding glutamine-hydrolyzing carbamoyl-phosphate synthase small subunit, which yields MKGILLLEDGTCFKGAGFGAEGKKCGEVVFNTAMSGYQEILTDPSYHEQIITMTYPLIGNYGTNTLDVESPKLYLSGFVVKENCDFPSNWRADFSLDEYLKKNNVPGLQDIDTRKLVRLLRSSGSMRGIICTDGSSTKELKQELDKYPGLVDRDIVQNVCAKKSYAWDKPVEDEFGQLHKKELKYHVVAFDCGIKQNILRLLVTNGCKVTVVPAQTSAQEVLALKPDGVFLSNGPGDPAPVSYIIDTIRKLLGKVPIFGICLGHQLLGLALGGRSFKLKFGHHGANHPVKNLMTEKIEITSQNHGFCIDPDSLIDKDVQITHMNLNDNTLEGFRCHKVPAFAVQYHPEAAPGPHDSNYLFNDFIELMEKAK from the coding sequence GTGAAAGGCATATTGCTTCTTGAAGATGGAACTTGTTTCAAAGGCGCAGGTTTCGGCGCCGAAGGAAAAAAGTGCGGCGAAGTTGTTTTCAATACCGCGATGAGCGGCTATCAGGAAATACTCACCGACCCATCATACCACGAACAGATTATTACGATGACGTATCCGCTGATTGGCAATTACGGTACGAACACACTCGACGTCGAATCGCCCAAACTTTATTTGAGCGGTTTCGTCGTTAAAGAGAACTGCGATTTCCCAAGCAACTGGCGCGCGGATTTTTCGCTCGATGAATATCTGAAAAAAAATAACGTGCCCGGCTTGCAGGACATCGACACAAGAAAATTAGTTAGGCTCCTCCGCAGCAGCGGCTCAATGCGAGGCATTATCTGCACTGACGGCTCAAGCACAAAGGAACTCAAGCAGGAACTCGATAAATATCCCGGCCTTGTTGACCGCGACATTGTGCAAAACGTCTGCGCAAAGAAAAGTTATGCGTGGGACAAACCTGTCGAGGACGAATTCGGCCAACTGCATAAAAAAGAATTAAAATATCACGTCGTGGCGTTCGATTGCGGAATCAAGCAGAATATTTTGCGTCTGCTGGTTACCAATGGCTGCAAAGTTACGGTTGTGCCCGCGCAAACTTCCGCGCAGGAAGTTTTAGCATTGAAGCCGGACGGCGTTTTTTTGAGCAACGGCCCCGGCGATCCCGCCCCTGTCAGTTATATAATTGATACGATTCGCAAACTGCTCGGCAAAGTTCCGATTTTTGGAATATGTCTTGGTCATCAGTTATTAGGCCTTGCGCTTGGCGGCAGGAGTTTCAAATTGAAATTCGGCCATCACGGCGCAAATCATCCTGTGAAAAATTTGATGACGGAGAAGATTGAGATAACCAGCCAGAACCACGGCTTCTGCATAGACCCGGATTCGCTGATTGATAAAGATGTGCAGATTACGCATATGAATTTGAACGATAACACGCTGGAAGGTTTCCGCTGCCATAAGGTGCCTGCGTTCGCTGTGCAGTACCATCCCGAAGCCGCGCCGGGACCGCACGATTCGAATTATCTGTTCAACGACTTTATCGAACTAATGGAAAAAGCGAAATAA